From one Caldithrix abyssi DSM 13497 genomic stretch:
- a CDS encoding phosphomannomutase/phosphoglucomutase, translating to MISPYIFREYDIRGVVDKDLTEEVVELLGRGIGTYMVRHNARRITIGGDVRLSTEKLRKALMAGLRSTGVNVVDLGQVPTPVQYFSMHHIPDVQGGVMITGSHNPPEFNGFKITLHNAPVFGPMIQDIRTLIEKEDFEKGSGTYEKQEVIDDYINFIKQNVKLERPVKVVLDSGNGAASLVAHRLFKELGADTIDLFDTPDGRFPNHHPDPTVVKYIQELIKTTQESDAELGIGYDGDADRIGVIDENGDIIWGDRLMIIFSRDILKDNPGAPIIFDVKCSQALPEMIEKFGGKPVMSKTGHSNIKQKMKDLKAPFAGEMSGHLFFADRFFGFDDAIYASVRMVELVSRSHQKVSEFLSDVPKYYSTPEIRAEVENDEIKFNMAAKAKAYFSQNYEVIDIDGVRIQFGDGWGLVRASNTQPVLVMRFEARTPERLQEIQKMVIDKLKEFGEIKL from the coding sequence ATGATCAGTCCGTACATCTTTCGAGAATACGACATCCGCGGTGTTGTGGATAAAGATTTAACCGAAGAAGTGGTAGAACTGCTGGGCAGGGGCATCGGCACTTACATGGTGCGGCACAACGCGCGGCGCATTACCATTGGCGGCGACGTCCGCCTTTCGACCGAAAAGCTGCGCAAGGCTTTGATGGCCGGTTTACGAAGCACGGGCGTTAACGTCGTGGATTTAGGCCAGGTCCCCACACCGGTACAATATTTTAGCATGCACCATATTCCCGATGTGCAGGGCGGTGTGATGATTACCGGTTCTCACAATCCTCCTGAATTTAACGGATTTAAAATCACCCTGCATAACGCTCCGGTTTTTGGGCCCATGATTCAGGACATCCGGACTCTGATTGAAAAAGAGGATTTCGAAAAAGGCAGCGGTACTTACGAAAAACAGGAAGTGATTGATGACTATATTAATTTTATCAAACAGAATGTCAAACTGGAACGACCGGTAAAGGTGGTTCTGGATTCCGGCAACGGAGCGGCTTCTCTGGTGGCGCATCGTCTGTTTAAAGAACTGGGCGCCGATACCATCGATCTGTTTGACACCCCGGACGGACGATTCCCCAACCACCATCCGGATCCAACGGTTGTTAAATACATTCAGGAATTAATCAAAACAACGCAGGAAAGCGATGCGGAACTGGGCATTGGCTACGACGGCGACGCCGACCGCATTGGCGTTATTGACGAAAACGGCGATATTATCTGGGGCGACCGGCTGATGATTATCTTTAGTCGTGATATTTTGAAAGATAATCCCGGTGCGCCGATCATTTTTGACGTTAAATGCTCGCAAGCCCTGCCGGAAATGATCGAAAAATTCGGCGGCAAACCAGTCATGTCTAAAACCGGGCATTCCAATATCAAACAGAAGATGAAAGATCTGAAAGCGCCGTTTGCCGGTGAAATGAGCGGACACCTCTTTTTTGCTGATCGCTTTTTCGGTTTTGACGACGCCATTTACGCCTCGGTCAGAATGGTGGAACTGGTTTCCCGCAGCCATCAAAAAGTTTCTGAATTTTTGTCTGATGTACCCAAGTACTACTCCACCCCTGAAATTCGCGCCGAAGTGGAAAATGATGAAATCAAATTCAATATGGCGGCCAAAGCTAAAGCGTACTTTTCTCAGAATTACGAAGTAATCGATATCGATGGCGTGCGTATCCAGTTCGGCGACGGCTGGGGATTGGTTCGCGCTTCCAATACGCAACCGGTGCTGGTTATGCGCTTTGAAGCGCGCACTCCGGAGCGTTTGCAAGAGATTCAGAAAATGGTGATCGACAAACTGAAAGAGTTTGGAGAGATCAAGCTTTAA
- the ubiE gene encoding bifunctional demethylmenaquinone methyltransferase/2-methoxy-6-polyprenyl-1,4-benzoquinol methylase UbiE, whose translation MAEPQMVLEPGKQKKHYVRNMFNAIAHRYDFLNHFLSFGIDILWRKKAVRKLQVSDEHRVLDLACGTADFALEAIRQKGCQVVGVDIALRMLKFARPKIADEKIRSRLALINADGENLPFKEHSFHGMTIAFGIRNMGDMQRALKEINRVLTLDGQAIILEFSLPTFFLFRQLYLFYFKNILPLIGRLVSKDPAAYSYLPASVEKFPSIGEFTAQLKMAGFDRVEHWKLLNGVAVIYRATKIIP comes from the coding sequence ATGGCTGAGCCGCAGATGGTTCTGGAACCGGGAAAGCAGAAAAAACACTATGTGCGTAATATGTTCAACGCCATTGCGCATCGCTATGATTTTTTGAACCATTTTTTAAGTTTTGGAATCGACATTCTGTGGCGCAAAAAGGCCGTTCGCAAGCTGCAGGTTTCTGATGAGCATCGCGTGCTCGATCTGGCCTGCGGCACGGCAGACTTTGCTCTGGAAGCGATTCGGCAAAAAGGCTGCCAGGTGGTGGGGGTGGATATCGCCCTGCGCATGCTTAAATTTGCCCGTCCCAAAATAGCGGATGAAAAAATACGCTCTCGTCTGGCGCTGATCAATGCCGACGGCGAAAATTTGCCGTTTAAAGAGCACAGTTTCCATGGCATGACCATCGCATTTGGCATCAGGAATATGGGCGACATGCAGCGCGCGTTAAAAGAAATAAACCGCGTTTTAACGCTGGATGGTCAGGCCATTATTCTGGAGTTCTCTTTACCGACCTTTTTTCTGTTCCGCCAGCTCTATTTGTTTTATTTTAAAAATATTTTGCCATTGATAGGCCGATTGGTTAGTAAAGATCCGGCAGCCTATTCTTATTTACCGGCTTCGGTAGAAAAGTTTCCTTCCATTGGCGAATTTACAGCCCAATTAAAAATGGCCGGCTTTGATCGGGTGGAACACTGGAAGCTGCTCAACGGCGTGGCTGTCATTTATCGGGCAACCAAGATCATTCCTTAA
- a CDS encoding UbiX family flavin prenyltransferase: MKRIVVGISGASGMLYAARFLRAVPADYEVHLIVSSVAQKILQVELGWDVKKQPFAQFWETFSEEPYLGAAIVVHPAENHFAPVASGSFITKGMVIIPCSAKTLSGVASGYAANLMERTADVHLKERRPLILVLRETPYSLIHIENMKKATLAGATILPASPGFYHQPQSVNDLVDFVAARVMDHLNIEHQLSKRWGENDG, from the coding sequence ATGAAGCGTATTGTGGTGGGGATCAGCGGCGCCAGCGGCATGCTTTACGCGGCGCGTTTTTTGCGTGCCGTGCCGGCCGATTACGAGGTGCATCTGATTGTCTCCTCTGTGGCGCAGAAAATTTTGCAGGTTGAGCTCGGCTGGGATGTAAAAAAACAGCCTTTTGCGCAGTTCTGGGAAACCTTTAGCGAAGAGCCCTATCTGGGCGCCGCCATTGTTGTGCATCCGGCAGAAAATCATTTTGCGCCGGTGGCCAGCGGTTCTTTTATAACTAAAGGGATGGTCATCATTCCCTGTTCGGCTAAAACCCTTTCCGGAGTGGCCAGTGGTTACGCGGCCAACCTGATGGAACGAACGGCCGACGTTCATTTGAAGGAGCGGCGGCCGCTGATTCTGGTGTTACGCGAAACGCCCTACAGTTTAATTCACATCGAAAACATGAAAAAGGCAACGCTGGCCGGAGCGACCATATTACCAGCATCGCCGGGATTTTACCACCAGCCGCAAAGCGTGAACGATCTGGTGGATTTTGTGGCGGCCCGCGTGATGGATCACCTGAATATTGAGCATCAATTGAGTAAACGCTGGGGAGAAAACGATGGCTGA
- a CDS encoding UbiA-like polyprenyltransferase, with protein MLLKKILQRIVEYGHMIKFSHSIFALPFALSSAVLANDAVPLTMEKLLWIVVAMVSARSAAMGFNRLVDREYDAANPRTKNRHLPAGKIKAAEVAAFVLISSLVFVFSSFKLNMLCFALSPVALFVIFFYSYTKRFTAFSHYVLGVALGISPVGAWLAITGSFALPPILLGLAVVFWVAGFDILYALQDYDFDRQYQLYSIPRLVGARKAMWIARFSHLVAFTLLFSLWILLDLHFIYLLGLTVIAGLLSYEHALVEPDDLSQLDMAFFNMNGIISVIFFISILGDYFLL; from the coding sequence ATGCTTTTGAAGAAGATTTTGCAACGCATTGTAGAATACGGCCACATGATTAAGTTTTCGCATTCCATATTTGCTTTGCCGTTTGCCCTGTCGTCGGCCGTTCTGGCCAATGATGCGGTTCCTTTGACCATGGAAAAGTTGCTGTGGATTGTTGTGGCGATGGTTAGCGCCCGTAGCGCGGCCATGGGGTTTAACCGCCTGGTCGATCGCGAGTACGACGCCGCCAACCCGCGCACTAAAAACCGGCACCTGCCCGCCGGTAAAATCAAAGCGGCAGAAGTCGCGGCCTTTGTGTTAATTTCGTCTCTGGTTTTTGTTTTTTCATCATTCAAGTTGAATATGTTGTGTTTTGCCCTGTCGCCGGTGGCCCTGTTCGTCATCTTTTTTTACTCATACACCAAACGGTTTACGGCTTTTTCCCATTATGTGCTGGGCGTGGCGCTGGGCATTTCGCCGGTTGGCGCCTGGCTGGCCATTACCGGTTCGTTTGCCCTGCCGCCGATTTTATTAGGCCTGGCGGTGGTTTTTTGGGTGGCCGGATTCGACATTTTGTACGCTTTGCAGGACTACGACTTTGACCGGCAGTATCAGTTGTATTCCATTCCGCGGCTGGTGGGGGCGCGTAAAGCCATGTGGATCGCCCGCTTCAGCCATTTAGTGGCCTTTACCCTGCTTTTTAGCCTTTGGATTTTGTTGGACCTGCATTTTATTTATCTTTTGGGATTGACCGTCATTGCCGGCTTGCTCAGCTACGAACATGCGCTGGTAGAACCCGACGACCTTTCCCAGCTGGACATGGCATTTTTCAATATGAACGGTATCATCAGCGTCATCTTTTTTATTAGCATTCTGGGAGATTACTTTTTGTTATGA
- a CDS encoding amidohydrolase family protein produces the protein MKKKEAYCASWIVPVVSPPMREAALIVEDGVISTIVPGHELPRHAKNLKIYNFPNGVILPAWVNAHTHLELSYFKDETIPAGQFFEWVERLLAVRAQKENPQRVKTAALQQMRLMRQSGTALAGDITNGPLLEPLPDEPLERAIFYEILGFLPERAEVIFEKAQQELQARNPHAILTPHAPYSTSPHLLKKIASASARMSIHLAESKSEYAFLTEGSAELTAFLKARKAWPENWKTPGKTPVGYLNDLGLLHGKTLLVHGVQVTDRDLDILKNSGAAVCICARSNDRLNVGLPPIQKYLEKGIPLCIGTDSLASNVSLDLNDEIYYLWERFNQALHPVTLVRMATLNGARALGREGEFGSLEVGKKAAFNVFEFDEAIKEEPESAVVSRKWRRLRCF, from the coding sequence GTGAAAAAAAAAGAAGCCTACTGCGCCAGTTGGATTGTACCGGTTGTCAGCCCGCCCATGCGCGAGGCCGCGCTCATCGTCGAAGATGGCGTCATCTCTACCATTGTGCCCGGCCATGAATTGCCCCGGCATGCTAAAAATTTGAAAATTTACAACTTCCCCAATGGCGTTATATTGCCGGCCTGGGTCAATGCGCACACCCATCTGGAATTATCTTATTTTAAAGATGAAACAATACCGGCCGGGCAGTTTTTTGAATGGGTGGAAAGGTTGCTGGCCGTTCGCGCGCAAAAAGAAAATCCGCAGCGCGTCAAAACGGCTGCCCTGCAGCAGATGCGCCTGATGCGGCAATCGGGGACTGCGCTGGCGGGCGATATTACCAACGGTCCGCTGCTGGAGCCTTTGCCCGACGAACCGCTTGAACGGGCGATCTTTTACGAGATTCTGGGCTTTTTACCGGAGCGCGCTGAGGTCATTTTTGAAAAGGCCCAACAGGAATTACAGGCCAGAAATCCACACGCCATTCTTACGCCCCATGCGCCCTATTCAACCTCTCCGCACTTGCTGAAAAAGATCGCCAGCGCTTCTGCCAGAATGTCCATCCACCTGGCCGAGAGCAAAAGCGAATATGCGTTTTTAACGGAAGGTTCTGCAGAGCTGACCGCCTTTTTAAAAGCGCGCAAGGCCTGGCCGGAGAACTGGAAGACGCCCGGAAAAACGCCGGTGGGCTATTTAAACGATCTTGGTTTGCTACACGGTAAAACACTGCTGGTGCACGGCGTGCAGGTAACGGACAGAGATCTGGATATTTTGAAAAACAGCGGCGCTGCGGTTTGCATTTGCGCGCGCAGCAACGACCGGCTGAACGTGGGGCTGCCGCCGATTCAAAAATACCTTGAGAAAGGGATTCCGCTGTGTATCGGAACCGACAGTCTGGCTTCCAACGTCAGCCTTGATTTGAATGACGAAATTTATTATCTATGGGAGCGCTTTAACCAGGCGCTGCATCCTGTGACTCTGGTGCGCATGGCGACTTTGAACGGCGCCAGAGCGCTGGGTCGTGAAGGGGAGTTTGGTTCGCTGGAAGTTGGTAAAAAAGCGGCCTTTAACGTGTTTGAATTTGACGAAGCGATTAAAGAAGAGCCTGAATCTGCTGTGGTTTCACGAAAATGGAGAAGATTGAGATGCTTTTGA
- the mqnC gene encoding cyclic dehypoxanthinyl futalosine synthase yields the protein MKINKQTIEQKVAENGRLTLEEGLFLFEEADLIWLGKLADRVKRRFHPRPVVTFIIDRNINYTNICVANCDFCAFYEKIGSSHGYVLKKEEIARKIQETIDRGGYQILMQGGLNPQLKIDFYEDLFRFIKEKFPAVRIHSLSPPEIHYIAKISHLSLQDTLIRLRGAGLDSIPGGGAEILVDEVRIKLNANKTTAEQWLKVMETAHKMGMKSTATMMFGHVETYEHRLQHMIKIRELQDHTLGFTAFIPWTFQPENTRVHVQKTSAYDYLRTLAISRLMLDNLPNIQVSWVTMGAKIAQMGLFFGGNDFGSVMIEENVVAAAGATFRMDRQEIERIIIKAGFEPRLRDMEYNLLN from the coding sequence ATGAAGATCAATAAACAGACCATAGAGCAAAAGGTGGCCGAGAACGGACGATTAACCCTGGAAGAGGGGCTGTTTTTGTTTGAAGAAGCCGATCTAATCTGGCTGGGCAAACTGGCCGACCGGGTTAAGCGCCGCTTCCATCCCAGGCCTGTTGTCACCTTTATTATCGATCGCAATATCAATTACACCAATATCTGTGTGGCCAATTGTGATTTTTGCGCGTTTTACGAAAAAATAGGCTCCTCACACGGCTATGTGCTCAAAAAAGAAGAAATCGCGCGCAAAATTCAGGAAACGATTGATCGGGGCGGCTACCAGATTTTAATGCAGGGCGGATTGAATCCGCAATTAAAAATTGATTTTTATGAGGATCTCTTTCGTTTTATCAAGGAAAAATTTCCAGCGGTGCGCATTCATTCGCTTTCCCCGCCGGAAATTCACTACATTGCAAAGATTTCCCACCTTTCGCTGCAAGATACGCTGATTCGTTTGCGCGGGGCCGGTCTGGATTCCATTCCCGGCGGCGGCGCTGAAATTCTGGTAGATGAAGTCCGCATAAAATTGAATGCCAATAAAACCACTGCCGAACAGTGGCTTAAGGTGATGGAAACTGCGCACAAAATGGGCATGAAGAGCACGGCCACCATGATGTTTGGGCATGTGGAAACTTACGAGCACCGTTTGCAGCACATGATAAAAATCCGCGAGCTGCAGGATCACACCCTGGGGTTTACGGCTTTTATTCCCTGGACCTTTCAGCCGGAAAACACGCGCGTTCATGTGCAAAAGACCAGCGCCTACGACTATTTGCGAACCCTGGCCATTTCTCGATTGATGCTGGACAACCTGCCCAATATTCAGGTGTCGTGGGTGACCATGGGCGCTAAGATTGCGCAAATGGGCCTGTTTTTTGGCGGCAATGATTTTGGCAGCGTGATGATCGAAGAAAATGTGGTGGCGGCGGCCGGAGCGACTTTTCGGATGGACCGCCAGGAAATCGAACGCATTATTATTAAGGCGGGATTCGAGCCGCGCCTGCGCGACATGGAATATAATCTGTTGAATTAA
- a CDS encoding menaquinone biosynthetic enzyme MqnA/MqnD family protein, giving the protein MEINNLFGGASQTQPEGDAPISYKVKNVSYVSYLNTKPLVYGLEKGLVKHDFVMQKDVPSVCAERLLQGEVELGLIPSIEYARGKGGLKIVPELCIASRGAVKSVALFFNQDIRRINTIALDTSSRTSVALLKILLLEKFEIEPQFVPMAPDLQEMLQKADAALVIGDRALQYQASFPNHLDLGEEWTDMTGLPFVYAFWAGHELSLSNDEVTIMQKSYEIGAQNIEKISREYAVGKTQSWQFYQEYLTRNIFYKLDEDEKAGLLEFYHYAFYLGLIEHIPELHFYEDQ; this is encoded by the coding sequence ATGGAAATTAATAATCTATTTGGCGGAGCATCGCAAACGCAGCCGGAAGGCGACGCCCCCATTTCTTACAAAGTAAAAAATGTAAGCTATGTTAGTTATTTGAATACCAAACCGCTGGTGTACGGCCTGGAAAAAGGTCTGGTGAAACATGATTTCGTCATGCAAAAAGATGTGCCTTCTGTTTGCGCGGAACGTTTGCTGCAGGGCGAGGTGGAGCTCGGACTGATTCCTTCCATTGAATATGCCCGCGGCAAGGGCGGTTTGAAAATTGTGCCGGAATTGTGCATCGCTTCCAGAGGTGCGGTAAAGAGCGTTGCGCTCTTTTTCAATCAGGATATCAGGCGCATCAACACCATTGCTCTGGATACCAGCTCGCGAACTTCCGTGGCGCTGTTAAAAATCTTGCTATTAGAAAAGTTTGAAATCGAGCCGCAGTTTGTGCCCATGGCGCCCGACCTGCAGGAGATGCTACAAAAAGCCGATGCGGCCCTGGTCATTGGCGACCGGGCGCTGCAATACCAGGCGTCCTTTCCCAACCATCTGGACCTGGGCGAAGAATGGACCGACATGACGGGCCTGCCTTTTGTTTACGCCTTCTGGGCCGGTCATGAATTGAGCCTGAGCAACGACGAAGTGACCATCATGCAAAAATCCTATGAAATCGGCGCGCAAAATATCGAAAAAATTTCCCGTGAATATGCCGTGGGTAAAACGCAGAGCTGGCAGTTCTACCAGGAGTATTTGACCAGGAATATTTTCTACAAGCTGGACGAGGACGAAAAAGCCGGGTTACTGGAATTTTACCATTACGCGTTTTATCTGGGCTTAATTGAACATATTCCGGAGCTGCATTTTTATGAAGATCAATAA
- the mqnE gene encoding aminofutalosine synthase MqnE, whose translation MTDSNLKRIYDKVMAGERLSFEDGMTLFNSNDVLTIGEMAHHIRVQKNGLKTFYTLNQHINPTNICRNDCLFCAFYRKDGQEGAYRMSLETVRQKVLERIEEPITEIHIVGGLDDGLPYEYYIDVLRVVKEVRPNVNIKAYTAVEIAYLAERSGKSWAAVLDDLLEAGLNTMPGGGAEVFSERVKRKLFMDKLSADEWIEIHKIAHQKGIRTNATMLYGHIEKDEEKVDHLIRLRKAQDESGGFLTFLPLLFHPENTRMARLPMATGVEDLKHIAISRLLLDNFDHIKAYWVMLGKDVAQIALSFGADDIDGSVVEERIYHMAGARSSQMMTRSQLKKLISECGFVPVERNALYQSVNTETEIIDQV comes from the coding sequence TTGACAGACTCGAACTTAAAACGAATTTACGATAAAGTGATGGCCGGTGAACGGCTGTCTTTTGAAGACGGGATGACGCTTTTCAATTCTAACGATGTGTTGACCATTGGTGAAATGGCGCATCATATCCGCGTTCAAAAAAACGGCTTAAAAACCTTTTACACCCTGAATCAACACATCAACCCCACCAATATCTGCCGCAACGATTGCCTGTTTTGCGCCTTCTACCGTAAGGATGGTCAGGAGGGCGCCTATCGTATGTCGCTGGAAACGGTGCGTCAGAAGGTACTGGAACGCATCGAAGAGCCGATCACCGAAATCCACATTGTCGGCGGTTTAGACGACGGCCTGCCTTACGAATACTACATTGATGTATTGCGCGTGGTAAAAGAGGTGCGGCCGAATGTAAACATAAAAGCCTACACGGCTGTTGAAATCGCCTACCTGGCCGAACGCTCCGGCAAATCATGGGCAGCGGTGCTGGATGATTTATTGGAGGCCGGTTTAAACACCATGCCCGGCGGCGGCGCGGAGGTGTTCAGCGAACGGGTGAAGCGCAAGCTGTTTATGGACAAACTTTCGGCCGATGAGTGGATCGAAATCCATAAAATCGCGCACCAAAAGGGCATTCGCACCAATGCCACCATGTTGTACGGCCACATCGAAAAAGACGAGGAAAAGGTCGATCATTTAATCCGTTTGCGTAAGGCGCAGGATGAATCGGGCGGATTTCTCACTTTTTTACCACTGCTTTTCCATCCGGAAAATACGCGCATGGCTCGCCTGCCCATGGCCACCGGTGTGGAAGATCTAAAGCACATTGCCATCAGCCGCCTGTTGCTGGATAATTTTGATCATATCAAGGCCTATTGGGTGATGCTGGGTAAAGACGTGGCGCAAATTGCCCTCTCTTTTGGCGCGGACGATATTGATGGCTCGGTGGTGGAAGAACGTATCTACCACATGGCCGGCGCCAGATCGTCACAAATGATGACGCGCAGTCAACTGAAAAAATTGATCAGCGAATGCGGCTTTGTCCCTGTGGAACGAAATGCGCTGTACCAGAGTGTAAATACGGAAACGGAAATCATCGATCAGGTTTAA
- a CDS encoding transglycosylase SLT domain-containing protein: MKINKYLPIVLFVVLLDFQAIFNSNWDNVSERQIIFNKLDKLYHQQNFYAYYDSLQNFLLKVNPRISDGTKFKFAFAAYQNKDFKKAARLFSELKESGFLPSYSAYFEIRSIWGMDTSRALPLARDYLKQYRNSPLADSLLIPLAETCYRQKKFLEARKYFQLAIERKIRKTQRVEFKKKAADCLWLSGRKDAALKEYYQIIKKHPSHQVCEQLVDELEQKAPEWYRKKFLKIYPVLSKHRRYDEARVKLEKFIRETSDVKLQEEARYLLVRNYYAQGRYSTALIGFKNLLANLKNKALEPKIRLYLARAYLAVGNVQKSIDLYKEYADRYPRRRMAAEVIWKVALLEERMGRLQDALSFYQKLYRRWPHSSFGSEARFRYGYTLFRLGKIEQAERVFNKIRFSRTKDFFKNRAAYWVSICREMKSDTLTASRIRRDLARNMWDDYYTLKSYLLEKEYMDSTNALIKAFKRIRNPLNYYGKGFQKHIDHFERVFLIDDLLGRSYAVAELSTLKIDRREIQEWIALAETYKRLKEYGRAYRLYDQINQRFYSKLAYGEKLFILRERFPYYYDQIVDKFCRRYGLEKELVLGLIKQESAFDHRAKSFANAYGLMQLIPTTARDMAFLAGKRLKNIDLLFDPEFNIHLGTLYLKQLHRQFKGDKAKILAAYNAGPHRVKRWLKLNYSNHTDGFIENIEFKETRNYVKRVMKNYWAYKLLYNDFQVDRRTLLSMEDDLENWSLAFGF, encoded by the coding sequence ATGAAGATCAATAAATATTTGCCGATTGTCCTTTTTGTGGTTTTACTCGATTTTCAGGCTATTTTTAATTCCAACTGGGATAATGTATCCGAGCGGCAAATTATTTTCAATAAACTGGATAAGCTCTACCATCAGCAGAATTTTTACGCTTATTACGACTCACTGCAAAACTTTTTATTAAAAGTCAATCCCCGAATTTCCGATGGCACAAAGTTTAAGTTTGCCTTTGCCGCCTATCAGAACAAAGATTTTAAGAAAGCGGCCAGGCTTTTTAGTGAACTGAAGGAATCGGGCTTTTTACCGTCTTACAGCGCTTATTTTGAGATAAGGAGCATCTGGGGAATGGACACGAGCAGAGCGTTGCCTCTGGCTCGCGATTATTTAAAACAATACCGAAACAGCCCGCTGGCCGATTCGCTTTTAATCCCTCTGGCCGAAACCTGTTACCGCCAGAAAAAATTTTTAGAAGCGCGCAAATATTTTCAACTGGCCATCGAGCGAAAAATCCGTAAAACGCAACGAGTGGAGTTCAAGAAAAAGGCGGCCGATTGTTTGTGGTTAAGCGGGCGTAAGGATGCCGCCCTGAAAGAGTACTATCAGATCATTAAAAAACATCCTTCGCACCAGGTGTGCGAACAATTGGTGGATGAATTAGAGCAAAAAGCGCCCGAATGGTACCGGAAAAAGTTCCTGAAAATTTATCCGGTTTTAAGCAAACACCGCAGATATGACGAGGCGCGCGTAAAATTAGAAAAATTTATTCGTGAAACCAGCGACGTAAAACTACAGGAAGAAGCCCGCTACCTGCTGGTGCGAAACTACTATGCCCAGGGACGATATTCCACCGCGCTGATCGGCTTTAAAAATTTACTGGCCAATCTTAAAAATAAAGCGCTGGAGCCTAAAATTCGGTTATATCTGGCGCGCGCTTATCTGGCGGTTGGCAATGTGCAAAAAAGCATAGATCTTTACAAGGAATATGCGGATCGCTATCCACGGCGCCGAATGGCCGCGGAAGTCATCTGGAAGGTGGCCCTTTTAGAAGAGCGCATGGGCCGTTTGCAGGATGCTTTATCTTTTTATCAAAAGTTGTATCGACGCTGGCCGCATTCTTCCTTTGGCTCAGAAGCGCGCTTCAGGTACGGCTACACGTTGTTCAGGCTGGGAAAGATTGAGCAGGCAGAACGCGTATTTAATAAAATCCGTTTCAGCCGCACAAAAGATTTTTTTAAGAATCGGGCGGCGTACTGGGTAAGCATTTGCCGCGAAATGAAAAGCGACACCTTAACGGCCAGCAGAATCAGAAGAGACCTGGCCCGCAACATGTGGGATGATTACTACACTTTAAAAAGCTACCTGCTGGAAAAAGAGTACATGGACTCCACCAATGCGTTAATCAAAGCGTTTAAACGAATTCGCAATCCGCTGAACTATTACGGCAAAGGATTTCAGAAGCACATCGACCATTTTGAAAGAGTTTTTTTGATTGACGATTTGTTGGGGCGCTCGTATGCCGTGGCCGAACTTTCCACCTTAAAAATCGATCGGCGGGAAATTCAGGAATGGATTGCCCTGGCCGAAACCTACAAAAGGCTTAAAGAGTACGGCCGCGCTTACCGATTGTACGATCAGATCAATCAACGCTTTTACAGCAAGCTTGCCTATGGCGAAAAACTGTTTATTTTACGCGAACGCTTTCCCTATTACTATGATCAGATTGTGGATAAATTTTGCCGGCGCTACGGCCTGGAAAAGGAGCTGGTATTAGGACTCATCAAGCAAGAAAGCGCCTTTGACCATCGCGCAAAGTCGTTTGCCAACGCTTATGGTTTAATGCAGCTTATTCCGACCACGGCGCGCGATATGGCGTTTTTGGCGGGAAAGCGATTGAAAAATATCGATCTGTTATTCGATCCGGAGTTCAATATCCATCTGGGTACGCTGTACTTAAAACAGCTGCACAGACAGTTTAAAGGAGACAAAGCCAAAATACTGGCGGCTTACAACGCCGGTCCGCACCGCGTTAAACGCTGGCTGAAATTAAACTATTCCAACCATACAGACGGCTTTATCGAAAACATAGAGTTCAAAGAAACCAGAAACTACGTAAAGCGCGTCATGAAAAATTACTGGGCCTACAAATTACTGTACAATGATTTTCAGGTCGATCGCCGGACACTGCTTTCCATGGAAGACGATCTGGAAAATTGGTCGCTGGCTTTCGGATTTTAA